In Sebastes fasciatus isolate fSebFas1 chromosome 24, fSebFas1.pri, whole genome shotgun sequence, the following are encoded in one genomic region:
- the dock9b gene encoding dedicator of cytokinesis protein 9 isoform X4 — MASSAPPPAEARKFTRGLNKPGTAAELRQSVSEAVRTSVLMVKPKIIEPLDYENVLLQRKTQIISDVLRDMLQFPTDDFQISTLRRQGRTLFSTVPETAEKEAHSLFVQECIKTYKSDWHVVSYKYEEYSGDFRQLPNKVSRPEKLAAHLFEVDEDVEKDEDTASLGSQKGGVSKHGWLYKGNMNSAISVTMRSFKRRYFHLAQLGDGSYNLNFYKDENTSKDPKGTIFLDSCMGVVQNSKVRRFAFELKMQDKSTFLLAADSEAEMEEWIGTLNKILHSSFEQAMQEKRNGDLHDDEEHGKADPSSGSFQDSFQTARDIESKMRSEARLKLFTLDPDTQKLDFSGIEPDVRQFEEKFGKRVLVSCNDLSFNLQGCVTENEEGPTTNVEPFYVVLSLFDVQNSRKISADFHVDLNHPLVRQMTSGSSSRQVNGSGDGTLAGQRQASGLPAGALHYPRQGVFSVTCPHPEIFLVARVEKVLQGGITHCTEPYMKSSDSAKMAQKVLKNAKTACSRLGQYRMPFAWAARPVFKDASGTLDKSSRFSALYRQDSSKLSDEDMFKLLTDFRKPEKMAKLPVLLGNLDVTIDSVAPDVTNCVTSSYIPVRNFEGNGPGSALLEVEEFVPCIAKCSQPFTIYKNHLYVYPKHLKYDAQKSFAKARNIAVCIEFKDSDEDEAQPVKCIYGHPGGPLFTKQAYATVLHHQQNPEFYDEIKIELPTQLHEKHHLLFTFFHVSCDSNSKKKDLVESPVGSAWLPLLRDGRVIMNEQLLPVAANLPAGYLGSQDGVNKHSGSEIKWVDGGKPLFKVSTHLVSTVYTQDQHLHNFFHHCRIMEMSEQASEGELVKYLKSLHAMEGHVMVNFLPTILNQLFCVLTRATLEDVAVNVTRVMVHVVAQCHEEGLEHYLRSYIKFVFKPEPYSSTNVKTVHEELAKAMTAILKPSTDFLTSNKLLKYSWYFFEALVKSMAHYLIESGKVKLSRNQRFSATFYHAVETLVNMLMPHITQKYKDNLDAARNANHSLAVFIKRCFTFMDRGFMFKQINNYMNCFMPGDPKTLYEFKFEFLRVVCSHEHFVPLNLPMPFGKGRIQRFQDLQLDYSLTDDFCRNHFLVGLLMREVGGALQEFREIRQIAIQVLKGLMIKHTFDDRYAAKSQQARLATLYLPLFGLLQENVYRLDIKEAAPLSNHNNAREDSLVPNSMVTPQKPGSCIENALHKDVFGVISGTASPHSSTPNVSSVHHADSRGSLVSTDSGNSLLDKSSDKTNSLEKNQCASALGSTVLRCDKLDRDEIKNLLMCFLHILKSMSEEALFSYWNKAAPLELTDFFTLIEVCLHQFRYMGKRFIVRSQEGAGPVAPDRKSLTLPVSRNRAGILHARLQQLGTLENAHTFNNMYSHTEADVSSQCLLEANVSTEVCLTVLDTLSIFIMGFKIQLNSDHGHNPLMKKVFQVHLCFLQIPQSEAALKQVFTSLRTFIYKFPCTFFDGRADMCASLCYEILKCCNSKLSSIRSDAAHLLYFLMKSNFDYTGRKSFVRTHLQVVIAVSQLIADVIGIGGTRFQQSLSIINNCANSDKSIKHTAFPSDVKDLTKRIRTVLMATEQMKEHENDPEMLVDLQYSLAKSYTSTPELRKTWLDSMARIHNKNGDLSEAAMCFVHVAALVAEYLWRKGMFRQGCSAFRVTTPNIDEEAAMMEDVGMQDVHFNEEVLMELLEECADGLWKAERYELIADVYRLIIPIYEQRRDFEKLTHLYDTLHRAYTKVMEVMHSGKRLLGTYFRVAFFGQGFFEDEDGKEYIYKEPKFTPLSEISQRLLKLYSDKFGQENVKIIQDSGKVNPKDLDSKYAYIQVTHVTPHLDDKELEDRKTDFEKSHNIRRFVFETPFTVSGKKQGGVEEQCKRRTVLTTTHCFPYVKKRIAVMYQHQTDMSPIEVAIDEMSAKVAELRLLCSASEVDMIRLQLKLQGSISVQVNAGPLAYARAFLDDSSAKKNPDNKVKQLKEVFRQFVDACGQALGVNERLIKEDQQEYHDEMKANYRDLTRELSNIMHEQINPVEDGTRSTLSDSMGIFNAISGTPTSANPHGSTTIL; from the exons TAAGGTGTCGAGACCTGAGAAACTAGCAGCTCACCTGTTTGAGGTGGATGAAGATGTGGAAAAAGACGAG GACACAGCCTCCCTCGGATCTCAGAAGGGAGGAGTGTCTAAACATGGCTGGCTGTACAAAGGCAACATGAACAGTGCAATCAGTGTTACTATGCGG TCCTTCAAGAGGAGGTACTTCCATCTGGCCCAGCTTGGAGATGGATCCTACAACCTCAACTTCTACAAGGACGAGAACACCTCCAAGGATCCCAAAGGAACCATCTTCCTTGACTCATGCATGGGGGTTGTTCAG aACAGCAAAGTGCGTCGCTTCGCCTTCGAGCTGAAGATGCAGGATAAGAGCACGTTCCTGCTGGCGGCGGACAGCGAAGCggagatggaggagtggatCGGCACCCTCAACAAGATCCTCCACAGCAGCTTCGAGCAGGCCATGCAGGAGAAGAGGAACGGAGACCTGCACGacg ATGAGGAGCATGGAAAAGCAGACCCCTCGTCCGGAAGTTTTCAAGACAGCTTTCAG ACGGCCAGAGATATAGAGTCCAAAATGAGGAGTGAAGCTCGCCTGAAACTGTTCACATTGGACCCTGACACACAG AAACTGGACTTCTCTGGCATTGAGCCGGACGTGCGGCAGTTTGAAGAGAAGTTTGGGAAGAGAGTCCTGGTCAGCTGCAACGACCTGTCTTTCAACCTGCAGGGCTGCGTCACAGAGAATGAAGAGGGGCCGACGACTAAT GTGGAGCCTTTCTACGTGGTCCTGTCCCTCTTCGACGTCCAGAACAGCAGAAAGATCTCGGCCGACTTCCACGTGGATCTCAACCACCCTTTGGTCCGACAAATGACATCAGGCTCCAGTAGCAGACAAGTTAACGGCAGTGGTGATGGTACGCTGGCTGGCCAGAGGCAGGCCAGTGGGCTCCCAGCGGGGGCTCTCCATTACCCCAGACAGGGGGTGTTCTCAGTCACGTGTCCCCATCCGGAGATCTTCCTGGTGGCCAGGGTTGAGAAGGTCCTGCAGGGGGGGATCACCCACTGCACTGAACCCTACATGAAGAGCTCAGACTCCGCCAAG ATGGCTCAAAAGGTGCTGAAGAATGCTAAGACAGCCTGCAGCAGACTGGGACAGTACAGGATGCCGTTTGCCTGGGCTGCAAG GCCTGTGTTCAAAGACGCATCAGGAACTTTGGACAAAAGCTCTCGCTTCTCGGCTCTTTACAGACAGGACAGCAGCAAGCTGTCAGACGAGGACATGTTCAAACTGCTTACTGACTTCAGAAA ACCAGAGAAAATGGCCAAACTCCCCGTGCTCTTAGGGAACTTAGATGTAACGATTGACAGCGTGGCCCCGGATGTAACCA ATTGCGTCACTTCCTCCTACATCCCCGTGAGGAACTTTGAAGGCAACGGGCCCGGCAGCGCTCTCCTGGAGGTGGAGGAGTTCGTACCCTGCATCGCTAAATGCTCCCAACCATTCACCATCTATAAAAACCACCTCTATGTGTACCCGAAACACCTCAAATATGACGCGCAGAAATCCTTTGCTAAG GCCAGGAATATTGCAGTGTGCATTGAGTTCAAGGATTCTGATGAGGATGAAGCCCAGCCGGTGAAG TGCATCTACGGTCATCCAGGAGGTCCTCTGTTCACTAAGCAGGCGTATGCAACCGTCCTGCACCATCAGCAGAACCCTGAGTTCTATGATGAG ATAAAGATAGAGCTGCCGACTCAGCTGCATGAGAAGCATCACCTTCTCTTCACCTTCTTTCATGTGAGCTGCGACAGCAACAGCAAGAAGAAAGACCTGGTGGAGTCTCCAG TGGGTTCAGCATGGCTGCCTCTGCTAAGGGATGGCAGAGTCATCATGAATGAACAGTTGCTTCCAGTGGCCGCCAATCTCCCCGCCGGGTACCTCGGCTCCCAGGATGGTGTCAACAAG CACTCTGGCTCGGAGATCAAATGGGTCGACGGAGGAAAACCCCTGTTCAAAGTCTCAACTCATCTCGTTTCAACAGTTTACACTCAG GATCAGCACTTGCAtaacttcttccaccactgtcgaATCATGGAGATGTCAGAACAAGCTTCAGAGGGGGAGCTGGTGAAATACCTGAAG AGTCTCCATGCGATGGAGGGTCATGTAATGGTTAACTTTCTGCCCACCATCCTCAACCAGCTGTTTTGCGTGCTAACCAGAGCCACACTCGAGGATGTGGCTGTCAACGTGACCAG GGTGATGGTTCATGTTGTAGCGCAGTGCCACGAAGAAGGGCTTGAGCATTACTTGAGATCTTATATCAAG tttGTGTTTAAGCCGGAGCCTTATTCCTCCACCAATGTAAAAACAGTTCATGAGGAGCTGGCTAAAGCCATGACAGCCATTCTCAAGCCATCCACAGACTTCTTGACTAGCAACAAGCTGCTGAAG taCTCCTGGTACTTCTTCGAAGCTCTGGTGAAATCAATGGCTCATTATCTCATAGAGAGCGGGAAGGTCAAG CTCTCCAGGAACCAACGTTTCTCAGCAACCTTCTACCATGCGGTGGAGACTCTGGTGAACATGCTGATGCCGCACATCACCCAGAAATACAAGGACAACCTGGATGCGGCTCGCAATGCCAACCACAGCCTGGCAGTTTTCATCAAG CGCTGCTTCACCTTCATGGACAGAGGCTTCATGTTCAAGCAGATCAACAACTACATGAACTGTTTTATGCCTGGAGACCCCAAG ACTTTGTATGAATTCAAGTTTGAGTTCCTGCGGGTCGTTTGCAGCCACGAGCACTTTGTCCCTCTCAATCTGCCCATGCCCTTTGGAAAAGGCAGAATTCAAAGGTTCCAAG ATCTTCAGCTGGACTACTCTCTGACTGACGACTTCTGTCGAAACCACTTCCTGGTGGGTCTGCTGATGAGGGAGGTGGGCGGCGCCCTTCAGGAGTTCCGAGAGATCCGTCAGATCGCCATCCAGGTGCTCAAGGGGCTGATGATCAAACACACGTTTGACGACCGCTATGCTGCGAAA AGCCAGCAGGCCAGACTCGCCACCCTCTACCTCCCTCTGTTTGGTTTGCTCCAGGAGAATGTCTACAGACTTGACATTAAGGAGGCCGCCCCCCTCAGCAACCACAAT AATGCAAGGGAGGACTCTCTGGTCCCCAACTCCATGGTGACCCCTCAGAAACCTGGGAGCTGCATAGAAAATGCTCTCCACAAAGATGTGTTTGGAGTCATCTCTGGAACAG CCTCCCCTCACAGCTCCACTCCCAACGTCAGCTCAGTTCACCATGCAGACTCCAGAGGCTCTCTGGTCTCCACCGACTCTGGAAACAGCCTGCTGGACAAGAGCAGTGACAAGACCAACTCCCTGGAGAAG AACCAGTGTGCGTCGGCTCTGGGCAGCACCGTGCTGCGCTGCGACAAACTGGACCGAGACGAGATCAAAAACCTGCTCATGTGCTTTCTGCATATCCTCAAGAGCATGTCAGAAG AGGCCCTTTTTTCATACTGGAACAAAGCAGCTCCCTTAGAACTGACGGACTTCTTTACATTGATAGA AGTCTGCCTTCATCAGTTTAGATACATGGGGAAGAGATTCATCGTCAG GAGCCAGGAGGGGGCGGGGCCTGTAGCGCCAGACAGGAAGTCTCTGACTCTGCCTGTGTCTCGTAACAGGGCGGGGATCTTGCACGCCCGCCTTCAGCAGCTGGGAACTCTGGAGAACGCTCACACCTTCAACAACA TGTACTCTCACACGGAAGCAGACGTGAGCAGCCAGTGCCTGCTGGAGGCCAATGTGTCCACAGAGGTCTGTCTGACGGTGCTGGACACACTCAGCATCTTCATCATGGGATTTAAG ATTCAGCTCAATTCAGATCATGGTCACAACCCCCTGATGAAGAAAGTGTTCCAGGTCCATCTGTGCTTCCTGCAGATCCCTCAGTCCGAGGCCGCCCTCAAGCAGGTCTTCACCTCACTCAGGACCTTCATCTACAAG TTCCCCTGTACCTTCTTCGACGGCCGGGCCGACATGTGTGCCTCTCTATGCTACGAAATCCTCAAGTGCTGTAACTCCAAGCTGAGCTCCATCCGCAGCGACGCCGCCCATCTTCTCTACTTCCTCATGAAAAGCAACTTCGACTACACCGGACGCAAGTCTTTTGTACGAACACACCTGCAG GTGGTAATCGCTGTCAGTCAGCTGATTGCTGATGTCATCGGCATCGGCGGTACCCGTTTCCAGCAGTCTCTCTCCATCATTAACAACTGTGCCAACAGTGACAAGAGCATCAAG cACACAGCATTTCCATCAGACGTGAAGGACCTGACGAAGCGCATCAGGACGGTTCTGATGGCCACGGAGCAGATGAAGGAGCACGAGAACGACCCGGAGATGCTGGTGGACCTCCAGTACAGCTTGGCCAAGTCCTACACCAGCACACCCGAGCTCCGCAAGACCTGGCTGGACAGCATGGCTCGCATCCACAACAAGAACGGAGATCTGTCagag GCAGCCATGTGTTTCGTGCACGTTGCGGCCTTGGTAGCCGAGTACCTGTGGAGGAAAG GCATGTTCAGGCAGGGCTGCTCGGCTTTCCGCGTCACCACTCCGAACATCGACGAGGAAGCGGCCATGATGGAGGACGTGGGGATGCAGGACGTTCACTTCAATGAG GAGGTGCTGATGGAGCTGTTGGAGGAGTGTGCCGATGGCCTCTGGAAGGCGGAGCGTTATGAGCTCATCGCCGACGTCTACAGGCTCATCATTCCCATCTACGAGCAGCGCAGAGACTTCGAG AAACTGACTCACCTGTATGACACCCTCCACCGTGCCTATACCAAAGTGATGGAGGTGATGCATTCTGGCAAAAGACTGTTGGGCACATACTTCAGAGTGGCCTTCTTTGGACAG gGCTTCTTTGAGGATGAAGATGGAAAGGAATACATCTACAAGGAGCCAAAGTTCACGCCGCTGTCTGAGATTTCCCAGAGGCTCCTGAAGCTCTACTCCGACAAGTTTGGTCAGGAGAACGTCAAGATCATTCAGGACTCTGGCAAG GTGAACCCGAAAGACCTGGACTCCAAGTACGCCTACATCCAGGTGACCCACGTCACGCCCCACCTAGACGACAAAGAGCTGGAGGACAGGAAGACCGACTTCGAGAAGAGCCACAACATCCGGCGCTTCGTGTTCGAGACGCCGTTCACGGTGTCGGGCAAGAAGCAGGGCGGGGTGGAGGAGCAGTGCAAACGGCGGACCGTCCTCACCA CCACCCACTGTTTCCCCTACGTGAAGAAGCGTATAGCGGTCATGTACCAGCACCAGACCGACATGAGCCCCATCGAGGTGGCCATAGACGAGATGAGCGCCAAGGTGGCCGAGCTGCGTCTGCTGTGCTCGGCCTCCGAGGTGGACATGATCCGCCTGCAGCTCAAACTGCAGGGCAGCATCAGCGTCCAG gtcAACGCCGGTCCTCTCGCGTACGCCAGAGCCTTCCTCGACGACAGTAGTGCCAAGAAGAACCCCGACAACAAGGTCAAACAGCTCAAAGAGGTGTTCAG GCAGTTCGTGGACGCCTGCGGTCAGGCGCTGGGAGTGAACGAGAGGCTGATCAAAGAGGACCAGCAGGAGTATCATGATGAGATGAAGGCCAACTACAGGGACCTGACCAGGGAGCTGTCCAACATCATGCATGAACAG ATAAACCCAGTGGAAGA